The Streptomyces sp. A2-16 sequence CAGGAAACGGTAGGCCTCGTCGAGCTGGGCGGCGTCGGCGCGGCCGACGTAGCCGCCCGCGGCGAGGGCCTGCAGGGCCTTCAGCGTGGTGCCGCTGCGCAGCGAACCGTCCTCGCGGCCGTGCACCAACTGCAGGAGCTGCACGGCGAACTCGACGTCCCTGAGACCGCCGGGGCCGAGCTTGAGCTGCCGGTCGAGCTCGGCGACGGGGATGTTCTCGACGACCCGGCGCCGCATCTTCTGCACGTCGGCGACGAAGTTCTCGCGCTCGGCGGCCTTCCAGACGAGGGGTTCGAGCGCCTCGACGTAGCTCTCGCCCAGCTCGATGTCACCGGCGACCGGGCGGGCCTTGAGCAGGGCCTGGAACTCCCAGGTCTTGGCCCAGCGCTGGTAGTAGGCGAGGTGGGAGGAGAGGGTGCGCACGAGCGGGCCGTTGCGGCCCTCGGGCCGCAGGTTGGCGTCGACGGGCCAGATGGAACCCTCGACGGTGGTCTCGGAGCAGACACGCATCATGTGCGAGGCGAGCTTGGTCGCGGCGCGCAGCGCCTTGCCCTCGTCGGCCCCGTCGACGGCCTCGCCCACGAAGATCACGTCGACGTCGGAGACGTAGTTCAGCTCGTGGCCACCGCACTTGCCCATCGCGATCACCGCGAGCCGGCACAGCGCCGCGTCCTCGGGGGCGGCCGTCCGCGCTATGGCGAGGGCCGCGCGCAGGGTCGCGGTGGCGAGGTCGGCGAGCTCGGCGGCGGTCTCGGCGAGGTCGGTGGTGCCGCACACGTCACGGGCGGCGATGGACAGCAGACAGCGGCGGTAGGCGACGCGCAAGGAGACGGGGTCGGTGGCCTCGGCGAGCCCGCGCTCGAACTCCTCCACACCGGGATGGAGGTCGCGCGGCTCGTAGGTGACGAGGGCCTGCCAGTCGCCGGGGTGCCGGGCGAGATGCTCGGCGAGCGCGGCGGACGCGCCGAGCACCCCGAGCAGCCGGTCGCGGAACGGCTTCGCCGCTATCACCGTGTCGAGCAGCTCCCGGTCGGGCTGCGCCTCCAGCAGCCGTACGAGACCGTGCAGCGCGAGATCGGGGTCGGCGGTCGCGCCGAGCGCCTCCAGCAGCACCGGGTCATTGCGTACGGCGCTCAGCTCCGCGCTCTCCAGCAGCCGCTCGGCGGCCGACGGATCGGTGAAGCCGTGCCGCAACAGCCGCGAGAAGGTACTGCTCCTGCGCCCCGGCGCCGCGGTCATCCCCGGCCTCCTGTCCGATCTAGGTCGTGTCGATCGAGCGTAACCGGAGAGCGGGGGATGAGCGCCGGGGAGCGGGTGGGGGGATTTCGGGGTGGGGGCGGGTGGGGATTTTCGGGTGGGGGCTCGGGGGGCGGCCGGGGATTGTTGGGTGGGGCTCGGGGGGGCGGCCGGGTGTGGATGGGTCCCGCGGCTGGGTGCGAGGCGTGGACGGGGATCTGCGGCTGGGGTCCGGGGCGTGGGTGAGGCGTTCCAGGCCGAGGGAGCAAGCGGGGTGTGGACGGTGAAATCCCGGCCGGGGCCCAGCGGGGGCGTGGAGGGTGGGTTCCCGGCCGGGGCCCAGCGGGGGCGTGGAGGGTGGGTTCCCGGGCAGGGCCCAGCGGGGCCGCGGACAGTGGGCTCCCGGCCAGGGCCCGGGGGCCGCGGACAGTGGGCTCCCGGCCAGGGGTCCCCCTGGGGAGCGGGCGGGGGAATCCCAGCCGGGGCTGTGGTGAGGCGCGGACGGGTGCTGGCCGGCTGGAGCAGCGGGTCGGGTCGGCGCGGGCAGGGGAAACCGGGCCCGGTGTCGCGTCAGGGGGTGTCAGTGGACCACCACCACCGTTGTCGGGCGGGACGGGTCCGTGAGGATGTTGTCGCCCGGGACGGGGGTGTGGGTGGGGGTGCCGTCGGTGGGGGGCGGTAGCTCGGCCACCGGGGCCGCGGGGCCGGCGACCGGTATCTCGACCCACCACACGGTGCCCCGGTTCACCCCGCCGGGCATGGAGACGTACTGGACGTCGAGGCACCGCTCCCGCAACCGCGCGAGGACCTCCGCGACGTCCGTGCCCGACTCGACCTCCGGGAGGACGACGTACCGGTTCACGCCCGGTTCGACGTCCTCGCACGCGCGCTCGTCCGGCGGGGGCGTGACCTGCCCCGGCCGGCTCCCGCGCGGTCCGGACAGGGTGAGGTGGACGCGTTCCACGGCCCCCGCCTTCGTCGCGTCCACACGGATCGTCCCGCCGCGCAGCCACTGCACCGGGTGACCGTCGAGCTCGGCCAGCGCCCAGTCACCGGTGTCGACGAGGTAGGCGCTCTCGATCGCCACGTCGTCCGGCGGCGGCAGCAGACGCATCGCGTCCCGCGCGGCCCGCTGACCCTGTGGCCAGTGCCGGAGCACCACGAGCAGCTTGCCCGGGGTCCGGTCGAAGGGGTACGCGCGGCCGCCGGTCACGGCGCGGTCCCCGGCCCGGGTGACCGCCGTACGGGACACGCCGGCGACCTCGATGTCACCCCGGGCACCCAGCGTGAACCGTACGGACGAGAACGCGGCGTCGGCCCGCGCGCCGGCCGCGCCGGAGGTGGTCGACGCGTCGCAGCCGGTGGCCGGCAGGGCGAGGACCAGGGGGACGGCGGCCGCGACGAGCACCGCGTGCCGGTGCGCGCGGCCGTCAGGACGATGGTGCGGATGTGAGCGCATGGGCTGCCTCCGTGACTCCGGGCGGCCGAGCCGGTCGCCCGATGACGAGCGTGCGCGCTGCCACGCCGCCCGCCCATTCGCCATTTGGCGAATCCCGGGGCGGCGCGAACGGGCCCGGCGTAGCGTCGAGTCAGCGCCCGTACTTCGGCCCGGGGAGGCCGACATGACCCCACCCCGCACCACCGCCGAGGCCCATCTGCGCCGCATGGCGGACCTGTTGGAGGAGGCCCGGCAGGATCTCGACGGGGGCGGGGTGCCCCCGAAGTGCCTGCTGCCGGGACTGATGCGGCTGATTCCGTGCGACGCGGCGAGCTTCTGCGAGCTGGACATCCCGACCAGGAGGGAGCTCAACGCCCAGGCGATCGGCGACGAGGACGAGGCCGAGGACGACATGGACGGGTACTGGACCTGGCGCCATCAGCACACCCAGTGCCTCCAGGTCTGCAGGCCGCACGACGTTCCCGAGACGACACAGATGGCGGACTTCCGCTCGGTGCGCGAGCTGCGGAGCCTGCCGATCTACACGGAGTTCCTCGCCCCGCACCCGACCATCGCGTCCGTCGCGCTGTCGACCGCGCCGAACCGCACCCGGGTCTTCCAGTTCTTCCGCGAGGACAGGAATGCCTTCACCGACCACGAGATGACCACCCTGCGCATGCTGGCCCCCCACCTGTACGACCTCTACAAGGTCGCGGCCCGCCGACGCCGGCAGCCCGTCCGCCTCACCCACCGCGAACTGGACGTGCTGCGCTGCGTGGCGGTCGGCATGAGCACCGCGCAGATCGCCGAACAGCTCGTGGTCTCCCCCAGCACCGTTCGCAAGCATCTGGAGAACGCCTTCGGCAGACTGGGGGTGTCGAGCCGGACCGCCGCGGTGGCCCGGGTGTTCCCCGAGCCGGAGGCTCTGTGATGACCGAGAAGGAACCCGAGACCCACCTCGACCCGCGCTACAGCGACCCCGACGCGACAGCGCACTCCTGGGCCGACGCGGAGTCGCTGCTGGCCTCCGCCGAGCTGTTCTGGATCTCGACGGTACGGCCGGACGGGCGCCCGCACGTCACACCGCTGCCTGCCGTGTGGGCGCACGGCGCACTGCACTTCTGCACCGGCCCGGAGGAGCGCAAGGCGAAGAACCTCGCGCACAACGTGCACGTGACGCTGACGACCGGCACCAACATCTGGGACAAGGGCTACGACCTGGTGGTGGAGGGCGAGGCGGTGCGGGTCTCCGACGACACGAGGCTGCGTGAACTGGCCGCCGCGTGGGAGGCGAAGTACGGCGACTTCTGGCGCTTCGAGGTGCGGGACGGCTACTTCCATCACGGACCGGGACACGCTGTCGTCTATGCGGTGGCGCCGCGCACCGTTTTCGGCTTCGGTAAGGGACAGCCGTTCAGCCAGACGCGGTGGCGCTTCTGAGAACGGCCCGATGCACCGACGTCGACAAGGGAGTCACGCCATGGACATGAGCCTCGAAGTCATCCTGCTGCCGGTCACGGACGTGGACCGCGCGAAGGAGTTCTACCGCGACAAGGTCGGCTTCCACGTGGATCTGGACGGCGAGGTGATGGAGGGCGTCCGCATCTGCCAGCTGACCCCGCCCGGATCCGGCTGTTCCATCGCCCTGGTGGACGGCCTCCAAGTCCCGACGGGAACCCCACAGCCCGGGACGTACCACGGCATGCAGCTGTGCGTGACGGACGCGAAGGCGGCGTACGAGGAGCTCACCTCCCGCGGCCTGGACGTGAGCGAGCCGGTCCAGTTCGCCCCGCAGGACGGCGCCACCTTCATGTACTTCAAGGACCCGGACGGCAACGGCTGGGCGATCCAGGAGTACAAGCGCCGGGAGACCGAGCCCCTGCACCAGGTGCTCGCGCAGCTGGCCCGGCAGCAGGGGTAGCGGGGACAGCGGGACGGCACGGGAAAGCCGCGGCTCCTCGGTGCCGCGGCGGTCGTGTCCTGTCCTGCTGTCCACGCCCGTGGAGTGCGGGCTGCTCAGTTCTGTCCGGGCGGTGCGTGGCCCGAGGGGTTCTGGTTCTCGGTTTCCTGGGTGAGTCCGTTGCCGCCGCAGCTCGGCTGCTGTCCTCCGGGCTGGTGGCCTCCGTTGTTGGTGCACTGCGTGTCGACCGGCTGGATCTTGGCATCGGCCAAGCCCGCGCCGCCGAGGCTCAGTGCGCAGACGGCGGCACCGGCGCCCAGCGCCATGGCGATCCGCCTCACCGGGGCTCTGCTTGTCATTCCGCTCAGCCTCCTGTGTCGATCGGGCCGTGCGGCAGTGCGGTGTCGAACTGTCGCGTCTCGACCTCACGCTTCTCGCCGAAATGGTGCAAGTCAACACAAAAAGCACATCTTTTTCCGGCAACAGGGACCACACACGACTCCGGGCCGACGGCACCATGCCGCCGGCCCGGACGCCGTTCCTACCGAGGAGAAACCCAGCGCTCCCGCCCTACAGCACCGGCAGGTTCTTCCGCAGCTCGAAGGCCGTGACCTCGCTGCGGTACTCCTCCCACTCCTGCCGCTTGTTGCGCAGGAAGTGACGGCGGCCCGGGGCGACCTCAGGCGATCGACGTCTGCGCAGCACTGACCTGAGATCGAACGGCCGTCATTGGTCGTTGTTGGTCGCTGTGGGCCACCCTTCGACGGCCCA is a genomic window containing:
- a CDS encoding helix-turn-helix transcriptional regulator, which translates into the protein MTPPRTTAEAHLRRMADLLEEARQDLDGGGVPPKCLLPGLMRLIPCDAASFCELDIPTRRELNAQAIGDEDEAEDDMDGYWTWRHQHTQCLQVCRPHDVPETTQMADFRSVRELRSLPIYTEFLAPHPTIASVALSTAPNRTRVFQFFREDRNAFTDHEMTTLRMLAPHLYDLYKVAARRRRQPVRLTHRELDVLRCVAVGMSTAQIAEQLVVSPSTVRKHLENAFGRLGVSSRTAAVARVFPEPEAL
- a CDS encoding pyridoxamine 5'-phosphate oxidase family protein, which gives rise to MTEKEPETHLDPRYSDPDATAHSWADAESLLASAELFWISTVRPDGRPHVTPLPAVWAHGALHFCTGPEERKAKNLAHNVHVTLTTGTNIWDKGYDLVVEGEAVRVSDDTRLRELAAAWEAKYGDFWRFEVRDGYFHHGPGHAVVYAVAPRTVFGFGKGQPFSQTRWRF
- a CDS encoding glutamine synthetase; this encodes MLRRRRSPEVAPGRRHFLRNKRQEWEEYRSEVTAFELRKNLPVL
- a CDS encoding VOC family protein, coding for MDMSLEVILLPVTDVDRAKEFYRDKVGFHVDLDGEVMEGVRICQLTPPGSGCSIALVDGLQVPTGTPQPGTYHGMQLCVTDAKAAYEELTSRGLDVSEPVQFAPQDGATFMYFKDPDGNGWAIQEYKRRETEPLHQVLAQLARQQG